From one Paenibacillus sp. FSL K6-1330 genomic stretch:
- a CDS encoding DUF4261 domain-containing protein: MTVQQQAAKDSMIEWLANEQELGHKPSKIELAGEFDLHDMHYYIFKYKKTLFGKWLVGVCGGYESPSDTEHCGHVFSEMQPYHPSTAEQEAVAMVNMIREYWMKQAAQYEAGEASEDNTLDSNESSGIFNGFVLLNSPECDLEQIKANLLHDWNISSSPEDGSSGEEKEGILLFEADGCMIAVSFVDAPVPDGEAEHYAQGNYLWPEAMEVTKTHVSQLILAVFSRAASPLDSGRVYTKLAASCLKLPNAVGLYSSGTVFQPELFVEMAETMKSDDLFPLLNLVYFGLVRTESGVNGYTYGLRAFGKDEIEVLDSQVTPAELREFLMDISLYIVEQNVTLRDGETIGFSAEQKLPIMRSEGVYLDGDTLKIKL; the protein is encoded by the coding sequence ATGACAGTTCAACAACAAGCAGCTAAGGATTCCATGATCGAATGGCTGGCAAATGAACAAGAGCTCGGCCATAAACCCAGCAAAATCGAATTAGCGGGAGAATTTGATCTCCACGACATGCATTATTATATTTTCAAATATAAGAAGACCCTGTTTGGCAAATGGCTGGTCGGCGTTTGCGGCGGTTATGAAAGTCCGTCAGACACCGAGCATTGTGGACATGTATTCAGTGAGATGCAGCCCTATCATCCTTCCACCGCGGAACAGGAAGCTGTAGCCATGGTTAACATGATTCGTGAGTATTGGATGAAGCAGGCTGCACAATATGAGGCAGGGGAAGCTTCAGAGGATAACACGCTGGATTCCAATGAATCATCCGGGATATTTAATGGCTTCGTTCTGTTGAACTCCCCGGAATGCGACCTGGAACAGATCAAAGCAAATCTTCTGCACGATTGGAATATTTCCTCTTCCCCGGAGGATGGCAGCTCCGGAGAGGAAAAAGAAGGAATTCTGCTCTTTGAGGCAGACGGCTGCATGATCGCGGTCAGCTTCGTTGACGCTCCGGTACCGGATGGCGAGGCTGAGCATTACGCGCAAGGCAACTATCTGTGGCCAGAGGCTATGGAGGTAACCAAAACCCATGTCAGCCAGCTTATTCTGGCGGTGTTTTCGCGTGCTGCCTCCCCGCTTGATAGCGGCAGGGTGTACACCAAGCTGGCGGCGAGCTGTTTGAAGCTGCCAAATGCCGTCGGTCTCTATTCATCCGGCACGGTATTTCAGCCTGAGCTCTTTGTGGAAATGGCTGAAACCATGAAATCCGACGATCTTTTTCCACTGTTAAATCTCGTATACTTCGGGCTAGTTCGTACAGAATCCGGAGTCAATGGATATACATATGGGCTCAGAGCCTTTGGTAAAGACGAGATCGAAGTGCTGGACAGCCAGGTGACACCTGCCGAGCTTCGTGAATTCCTTATGGATATTTCTTTATACATCGTTGAACAGAACGTCACACTAAGAGACGGGGAAACCATTGGCTTTTCGGCGGAGCAGAAGCTGCCGATTATGCGTTCCGAGGGTGTCTATCTTGATGGTGACACGCTTAAAATCAAGCTCTGA
- a CDS encoding ABC transporter A family member, whose protein sequence is MAIQTMNLTKRYKTKTAVDSLNLKIEHGELFALLGVNGAGKTTTIKMLTCLSKPSSGDAALLGDSIVANPYAVKEKINVSPQETAVARNLSVKENLEFIAKVYGYDSSAIAVKVEEMLDTFSLHEVAQDKAKTLSGGMQRRLSIAMALISNPSILFLDEPTLGLDVIARRQLWTAIKQLKGKITIILTTHHMEEAEALSDRIGIMAKGRLKAVGTAAELIEKTNTPTLEDAFVSLAALEEATG, encoded by the coding sequence ATTGCCATACAAACGATGAATTTAACCAAAAGATACAAGACCAAAACCGCGGTTGATTCACTAAACCTTAAGATCGAGCATGGGGAGCTGTTTGCTCTGCTTGGCGTGAATGGTGCAGGAAAAACAACGACGATTAAGATGCTAACCTGTCTCAGTAAGCCAAGTAGCGGCGACGCGGCTCTGTTAGGAGACAGTATCGTTGCCAATCCATATGCAGTGAAAGAAAAAATTAATGTGTCTCCTCAGGAAACGGCTGTTGCTCGGAATTTGTCCGTGAAAGAGAATCTTGAGTTTATTGCTAAAGTTTACGGATATGACAGTTCAGCTATTGCCGTAAAGGTGGAAGAAATGCTGGATACTTTTAGTCTTCACGAGGTGGCTCAAGATAAAGCCAAGACGCTGTCGGGAGGCATGCAAAGACGACTTAGTATTGCCATGGCTCTGATATCGAACCCTTCGATCCTTTTCCTAGACGAACCCACACTGGGACTGGATGTTATCGCGAGACGGCAGCTTTGGACAGCTATTAAACAACTTAAGGGAAAAATCACCATCATTCTGACAACTCACCATATGGAGGAGGCAGAAGCGCTTTCGGATCGAATCGGGATTATGGCGAAAGGGAGATTAAAGGCAGTTGGAACTGCTGCAGAATTAATAGAAAAGACAAACACTCCAACACTTGAGGATGCTTTTGTATCTTTAGCTGCATTAGAGGAGGCAACAGGATGA
- the yedF gene encoding sulfurtransferase-like selenium metabolism protein YedF, which yields MSVDFTLDLRGESCPYPVIYTLETLRDMKKGQTLQVISDCPSALRNVPEEVVKHGYTMAQEPVKNGQEFSLFIQA from the coding sequence ATGTCCGTTGATTTCACACTGGACCTCCGGGGGGAATCTTGTCCATACCCGGTCATCTACACACTCGAAACGCTCCGTGATATGAAAAAAGGACAAACGCTTCAGGTCATTTCGGACTGTCCGTCCGCACTTCGCAACGTGCCTGAGGAAGTCGTAAAACACGGCTACACCATGGCACAGGAGCCAGTCAAAAACGGCCAGGAATTCAGCCTGTTTATCCAGGCGTAA
- the yedE gene encoding selenium metabolism membrane protein YedE/FdhT gives MALAGILSAVYFGITHTVWAVTGEFTRLGGHILEFIGVDISDWAYFDLVHMDGTTWTRTDGWIVWGMFIGALITILLSSNFKIRMPRQKRRYVQGFVGGIIAGFGARLALGCNLAAFFTGVPQFSLHSWIFIVATGAGTFLGARLVNTRWWKGKPVLKMGGTVPSVKSGKNRQPLLGAMLGLAYIALIVYFYVTGRTMLGTAALFGAAFGILIERGQICFTSAFRDLWISGRATMTKAIAVGMAVSSVATLIVILVYGLDPITKIAAPSTFIGGLLFGLGIVMAGGCETGMMYRLMEGQVVFLPVFIGNIIGATALAYAWDHMGVFNLLVKSGSPINLITVMGPAAALIVTLLILGGGFAVAAYWQKNYRFGVGFKKGDATHVR, from the coding sequence ATGGCTCTGGCCGGCATTCTCAGCGCGGTCTACTTCGGAATCACCCATACGGTATGGGCTGTAACCGGTGAATTCACCCGTCTCGGAGGGCATATTCTGGAATTCATCGGGGTGGATATATCGGATTGGGCGTATTTCGACCTCGTCCATATGGACGGAACGACATGGACGCGGACCGACGGCTGGATCGTATGGGGCATGTTTATCGGAGCCCTCATTACGATTCTGCTGAGCAGCAACTTCAAGATCCGAATGCCGAGACAGAAACGGCGGTACGTTCAGGGATTTGTCGGCGGAATCATCGCGGGCTTCGGAGCCCGGCTGGCTCTGGGCTGCAATCTCGCAGCCTTTTTTACTGGCGTGCCTCAATTCTCCCTTCATTCCTGGATCTTCATCGTTGCTACTGGCGCGGGCACATTCTTGGGTGCTCGGCTGGTGAACACAAGATGGTGGAAAGGGAAGCCCGTTCTGAAAATGGGCGGTACCGTGCCGTCCGTTAAATCGGGTAAGAACAGGCAACCTTTACTGGGGGCAATGCTAGGTCTTGCGTACATCGCGCTGATCGTATACTTCTATGTAACTGGTCGCACGATGTTAGGGACAGCCGCCCTTTTCGGAGCGGCATTCGGCATCCTGATCGAGCGGGGGCAGATTTGCTTTACTTCGGCTTTCCGCGATCTGTGGATCAGCGGCCGAGCCACGATGACAAAAGCGATTGCTGTCGGGATGGCAGTCAGCTCTGTCGCTACGCTGATCGTAATTCTTGTATACGGTCTGGACCCGATTACAAAAATTGCCGCGCCCAGCACCTTTATCGGTGGATTGCTCTTCGGCCTGGGTATTGTCATGGCCGGCGGTTGCGAAACCGGCATGATGTACCGGCTGATGGAGGGACAAGTTGTCTTTTTACCCGTGTTTATCGGCAACATTATAGGCGCAACCGCTTTGGCATATGCATGGGATCATATGGGGGTATTTAACCTTCTCGTGAAGAGTGGCTCGCCTATTAATCTGATCACCGTCATGGGTCCGGCGGCTGCACTGATTGTTACGCTGCTCATACTCGGTGGAGGATTCGCTGTCGCCGCATACTGGCAAAAAAACTACCGCTTCGGCGTAGGATTCAAGAAAGGGGATGCAACCCATGTCCGTTGA
- the phnE gene encoding phosphonate ABC transporter, permease protein PhnE, protein MSKSWNDIVPQPKKSRLRWLIYVVLAIVYVWAFLGIPYSGIKDTAGQVTKAIFSGLFSPDWDFVYLPDGEDLLRGLLDTLAISILGTIISAGICIPFAFWAAANMTGSIFASGSGKVLLSLIRVFPEIVMALLFIKAVGPGSFAGVLALGLHSVGMLGKLFSEEVEQIDTGPTEALIAAGATRLQIVRFAVVPQVLPGFLSYILYRFEINLRSATILGIIGAGGIGTPLIFALSSRNWDRVGIILLGIIVMITLIDLISGAIRKKLV, encoded by the coding sequence ATGAGCAAATCATGGAACGACATCGTTCCCCAACCGAAAAAAAGCCGTCTCCGCTGGCTTATCTACGTCGTGCTGGCGATCGTTTATGTCTGGGCTTTCTTGGGGATCCCGTACTCAGGCATTAAAGATACGGCAGGTCAGGTGACAAAAGCTATTTTCTCCGGTCTGTTTTCACCCGATTGGGATTTTGTCTATTTACCAGACGGAGAGGATTTGCTGCGCGGTTTGCTGGATACGTTGGCGATTTCCATTCTAGGGACGATCATCTCGGCTGGCATCTGCATCCCATTCGCTTTCTGGGCCGCTGCCAACATGACCGGGTCCATATTCGCCTCCGGATCAGGCAAAGTGCTGCTCAGCCTCATCCGCGTCTTTCCTGAAATCGTAATGGCGCTATTGTTCATCAAGGCGGTGGGCCCCGGCTCTTTTGCAGGCGTGCTGGCACTCGGTCTGCATTCAGTAGGCATGCTCGGCAAACTGTTCTCCGAAGAGGTGGAGCAGATCGATACGGGCCCGACCGAAGCGCTGATCGCTGCTGGTGCGACTAGGCTGCAAATTGTCCGGTTCGCCGTTGTGCCTCAGGTACTGCCCGGGTTTCTGTCGTATATCCTCTACCGCTTCGAAATCAACCTCCGATCCGCAACCATCCTCGGCATTATCGGCGCAGGCGGAATCGGGACACCGCTTATATTCGCGCTGAGCTCACGGAATTGGGACCGCGTCGGCATTATTTTGCTGGGGATTATCGTCATGATTACCTTGATTGATTTGATATCAGGAGCGATTCGAAAAAAGCTCGTTTAA
- a CDS encoding DUF2524 domain-containing protein, whose amino-acid sequence MIDNLESDYNCAKASDDLHQLKQELAALREQGAEDQETQEQLNRLENQISFIMNKCDINH is encoded by the coding sequence ATGATCGACAATTTGGAAAGCGACTATAACTGCGCGAAAGCCAGCGACGATCTCCATCAGCTAAAGCAAGAACTTGCCGCTCTGCGGGAACAAGGTGCTGAAGACCAAGAAACACAGGAACAACTCAACCGATTGGAGAATCAAATCTCCTTCATTATGAACAAGTGCGATATTAACCATTAA
- a CDS encoding DinB family protein — protein sequence MYITVSDFITEWKREAELTQKVLGSLTDESLRQQVYPEGRTLGRIAWHFVTNTPEYLTEFGLALDQVEDSDEVPSANEIAETFRKISSEVAIALEAQWTDDTLKQIQNAFGREESNATIFMGLIKHIAHHRGQVTVLMRQAGLNIPAVYGPSKEGWIQMGVENPPL from the coding sequence ATGTATATAACCGTTTCAGATTTTATTACAGAATGGAAGAGAGAAGCAGAATTAACGCAAAAGGTGTTAGGCAGTTTGACGGATGAATCATTACGGCAGCAAGTCTATCCTGAAGGCAGGACTCTGGGGAGAATTGCGTGGCATTTCGTAACGAATACCCCTGAATACTTGACTGAATTCGGGCTTGCTCTCGATCAGGTAGAAGATTCTGATGAAGTACCCTCCGCGAACGAAATCGCCGAGACCTTTAGAAAAATAAGTTCTGAAGTAGCAATAGCTCTTGAAGCACAATGGACGGATGATACTCTAAAACAAATTCAGAATGCCTTTGGACGTGAGGAATCAAATGCTACTATCTTTATGGGATTGATAAAGCACATTGCTCATCATAGAGGACAGGTTACTGTTCTGATGCGTCAGGCGGGGTTAAATATTCCTGCGGTATATGGACCTTCAAAAGAAGGGTGGATACAAATGGGAGTAGAAAATCCGCCACTTTAA
- the phnC gene encoding phosphonate ABC transporter ATP-binding protein: MIEIRNVSKNYANGTKALNHINLTIGRGEFVAIVGLSGAGKSTLLRSMNRLHDITEGEIVIDGKSITAAKGKELRRIRRDIGMIFQSFNLVKRSSVLRNVLAGRVGYHSTLLTLLGRFPKADVDLAFQALDRVGIVQKAYARADELSGGQQQRVAIARVLAQEAKIILADEPVASLDPLTTKQVMDDLKRINTESEITTIVNLHSIDLARQYATRIIGLRAGEVVFDGPLSEATDERFTEIYGRPFGKDELLEETAV, from the coding sequence ATGATTGAAATTCGCAACGTTTCGAAAAATTACGCTAATGGAACCAAAGCACTGAACCATATCAATCTGACGATCGGCCGCGGCGAATTCGTGGCGATCGTCGGGCTGTCCGGCGCCGGGAAGTCGACCCTGCTGCGGTCGATGAACCGGCTTCACGACATTACCGAAGGCGAAATCGTGATCGACGGTAAATCGATTACAGCGGCCAAGGGCAAAGAACTGCGCCGCATCCGAAGGGATATCGGCATGATTTTTCAGAGCTTCAATCTTGTGAAGCGCTCTTCCGTACTCCGCAATGTGCTCGCCGGACGCGTCGGATACCATTCCACCCTGCTCACCCTGCTTGGCCGATTTCCGAAGGCCGATGTGGATCTGGCCTTTCAGGCGCTGGACCGGGTAGGCATTGTCCAGAAGGCGTATGCTCGTGCCGATGAACTGTCCGGCGGACAGCAGCAGCGGGTCGCGATTGCCCGAGTGCTCGCGCAGGAGGCCAAGATCATACTGGCGGACGAGCCGGTTGCTTCCCTCGATCCTTTGACCACGAAGCAGGTCATGGATGATCTCAAACGAATTAACACGGAATCCGAAATTACGACGATCGTGAATCTGCATTCGATCGATCTGGCCCGGCAGTATGCTACACGGATTATCGGATTGCGTGCCGGGGAGGTTGTCTTTGACGGACCGTTATCGGAAGCGACGGACGAGCGGTTTACGGAAATATACGGGCGGCCATTCGGCAAAGATGAGCTATTGGAGGAAACGGCTGTATGA
- a CDS encoding ABC transporter permease: MRSTAFATRNHKEMVRDPLNLAFGIGFPLVILLLLSALQQNIEIELFVIDQLVPGVAVFGFSFISLFSGMLIAKDRSSSFLMRLYTGPLTPPNYIVGYTLPLLPMAFLQVAITFVAASFLGLQVTLNVLLSVVVLLPTAVLFIGIGLLAGSIFNDKQVSGICGALLTNLSAWLSGTWFDLNLVGGWFKEIAYVLPFAHAVDAGRAAISGDYTSILPHLWWVIGYTVVIMVVAIFAFRKKMSGDND, translated from the coding sequence ATGAGATCTACAGCATTTGCCACACGAAACCACAAAGAAATGGTTAGAGATCCGCTGAATTTGGCCTTTGGCATCGGCTTCCCATTGGTTATACTGTTGTTGCTATCTGCCCTGCAACAGAACATTGAAATTGAACTCTTTGTCATTGATCAGCTTGTTCCGGGCGTTGCCGTGTTCGGGTTCTCCTTCATTTCACTTTTCTCTGGGATGCTTATAGCCAAAGATCGGAGCTCCTCATTTTTAATGAGATTGTATACGGGTCCGCTAACTCCACCGAATTATATCGTGGGATATACATTACCTTTACTTCCGATGGCGTTTCTCCAGGTTGCCATAACCTTTGTTGCGGCTTCATTCTTGGGATTACAAGTAACTTTGAATGTTCTGCTCTCCGTTGTTGTGCTCCTTCCAACAGCTGTTCTGTTTATAGGAATCGGGTTGCTGGCAGGCAGTATATTTAATGATAAGCAGGTAAGTGGTATATGTGGTGCGTTATTGACGAATCTTAGCGCATGGCTTAGCGGCACTTGGTTTGATCTGAATCTTGTCGGCGGTTGGTTTAAAGAGATTGCGTATGTACTCCCCTTCGCCCATGCGGTTGACGCGGGAAGAGCCGCGATTTCAGGAGATTACACTTCGATCTTACCTCACCTGTGGTGGGTGATTGGGTATACCGTGGTTATCATGGTTGTCGCCATTTTCGCGTTTAGGAAGAAAATGAGTGGAGACAACGATTAG
- a CDS encoding helix-turn-helix domain-containing protein: protein MIHMNLKKLRKKHRFTQEEVAEKIGVSRQAVAKWENGETVPDIQHCTALADLYGVVLDDLVHYSDKHSDIGLRPKGKHIFGMVRVGERGQIVIPKKARDIFDIRPGDSLVVLGDEEQKGIAIMKSDGLLQFAEDILNAQTFEEEDE, encoded by the coding sequence ATGATTCATATGAATTTGAAGAAATTGCGAAAAAAACACCGATTTACCCAAGAAGAAGTTGCCGAGAAGATCGGCGTGTCAAGACAAGCTGTTGCGAAGTGGGAAAATGGAGAAACTGTACCGGATATTCAGCATTGTACAGCTCTCGCAGATCTGTATGGCGTAGTACTGGATGATCTGGTCCATTACTCCGATAAGCATTCAGACATCGGCCTGCGGCCCAAGGGAAAACATATTTTTGGAATGGTACGGGTTGGGGAACGAGGACAGATCGTGATTCCCAAAAAAGCCAGAGATATATTCGATATACGCCCCGGTGATAGCCTGGTGGTTTTGGGTGATGAAGAGCAGAAGGGAATTGCCATTATGAAAAGCGATGGCTTGCTGCAGTTTGCAGAGGATATATTAAATGCGCAGACATTCGAGGAGGAAGATGAGTGA
- a CDS encoding bifunctional UDP-sugar hydrolase/5'-nucleotidase: MNSTNKMTIAVLATSDIHGHLFPTDYRTQDERNLGLGKLASLIREERHIHPDLLLIDNGDLIQGSPLASYAVKRGTDIHPMISALNELGYDAAVPGNHEFNYGMETLGQAVRDSRFPWLSASIRLQDSREPALGKPYLIKHIGGIRVAVLGVTTHYIPCWENPSHIQGLEFHDALETVKDWVPRIRLEEQPDVMIVAYHGGFERDIETGEPAENITGENQAYAMCAEVDGIDVLITGHQHRLLAGQVHGVTVVQPGFNGQAIGKLSLDLTREQERWIIAEKRAELLRPETGTTADTVLLASSRDIESRTQAWLDEPIGRVEGDMSMNDSFACRLEEHPFIEFIHRVQMEYAGVNVSCAALLSEDSKGFGEIITRRDILTNFMYPNTLVVLRLTGRDIRDALEQTACYFTVGPKGTPAVNPAYVKPKAQHYNYDMWEGIEYTINLAEPPGSRVSRLKYNGADLPGEMELDVVMNSYRARGGGDYSMFQGKEVIREILIDSAELVERYISERGNIASACNHNWEIVIARN; this comes from the coding sequence ATGAATTCGACGAATAAAATGACGATTGCCGTGCTGGCTACCAGCGACATACACGGGCATCTGTTCCCAACGGATTACCGGACTCAAGACGAACGGAATCTAGGGCTCGGCAAGCTGGCGTCCCTGATCCGTGAAGAGCGGCATATACATCCGGACCTGCTTCTGATCGATAACGGAGATTTGATTCAAGGCTCTCCGCTGGCTTCCTATGCAGTAAAAAGAGGAACCGATATCCACCCTATGATTAGTGCGCTGAATGAACTGGGTTATGATGCAGCCGTTCCGGGTAACCATGAGTTTAATTATGGTATGGAGACGCTCGGACAAGCAGTGCGGGATTCCCGGTTTCCTTGGCTCTCTGCTAGTATCCGGTTGCAGGATAGCAGGGAGCCCGCCCTCGGAAAGCCCTATCTAATCAAGCACATCGGTGGCATCCGGGTGGCGGTGTTGGGTGTGACGACGCACTACATTCCATGCTGGGAGAATCCGTCCCATATTCAGGGTCTCGAATTCCATGATGCCTTGGAAACCGTGAAGGACTGGGTGCCGCGCATCCGTCTGGAGGAGCAGCCCGATGTGATGATCGTGGCGTACCACGGCGGATTTGAGCGCGATATAGAAACCGGAGAACCAGCGGAAAACATCACCGGGGAAAACCAGGCTTACGCCATGTGTGCCGAGGTGGATGGCATTGATGTGCTCATCACCGGACATCAGCATCGGCTGCTGGCCGGGCAGGTGCATGGAGTAACGGTGGTCCAACCCGGCTTCAACGGACAGGCCATTGGCAAGCTCAGCTTGGATCTGACCAGGGAGCAGGAACGCTGGATTATCGCGGAGAAGCGGGCCGAGTTACTGCGACCGGAGACAGGGACGACGGCCGATACGGTGTTGCTCGCTTCCAGCCGGGATATAGAAAGCCGGACCCAGGCATGGCTCGACGAGCCGATCGGACGGGTAGAGGGTGACATGAGCATGAACGATTCTTTCGCCTGTCGGCTAGAGGAGCATCCCTTTATCGAGTTCATCCATCGCGTGCAGATGGAATATGCGGGAGTCAATGTATCCTGCGCGGCATTGCTAAGTGAAGATTCCAAGGGCTTTGGAGAGATTATTACAAGGCGGGATATCCTTACGAATTTCATGTATCCGAATACGCTGGTCGTTCTGCGTTTGACCGGGCGCGACATTCGGGATGCGCTGGAACAGACAGCCTGTTATTTTACGGTCGGCCCAAAAGGGACCCCTGCCGTGAACCCGGCATATGTGAAACCGAAAGCGCAGCACTATAATTACGACATGTGGGAAGGCATTGAATATACAATAAACCTTGCAGAGCCCCCAGGATCTAGGGTCAGCAGGCTGAAATATAACGGCGCCGACTTGCCGGGCGAGATGGAGCTGGATGTGGTCATGAACAGCTACCGGGCAAGGGGCGGAGGGGATTACAGCATGTTTCAGGGGAAAGAAGTGATTCGGGAGATTCTGATCGACAGCGCGGAGTTAGTGGAACGGTATATCTCGGAGCGCGGAAACATTGCGTCTGCATGTAATCACAATTGGGAAATCGTCATAGCGAGGAATTAG
- the phnE gene encoding phosphonate ABC transporter, permease protein PhnE, protein MKMELETAPFKQSGQAPLPRPKPPGKLKHYMTAAILLLLVWGSALQTDATFKELVEGLPNMLDLLREMFPPKWSYLDNIWEAMLETIRMALIGTTLGAILAVPVALLCAGNLVKSRWITYPVRFLLNLIRTIPDLLLAAFFVAILGLGPLPGIFALSVFSLGLIAKLTYEALEAIDPGPLEAMTAAGANLPQLIVYGAVPQIRAHFASYTLYTFEINIRAAAVLGLVGAGGIGHYYEVTLGFFEYDKTCMIIIFTLIVVLMIDYLSTKLREKLL, encoded by the coding sequence ATGAAGATGGAACTGGAAACGGCGCCATTCAAACAATCAGGTCAGGCTCCCCTTCCTCGCCCAAAACCGCCGGGCAAACTGAAGCATTACATGACAGCGGCTATACTGCTGCTTCTCGTCTGGGGTAGTGCGCTGCAGACGGACGCTACCTTCAAGGAGCTTGTGGAAGGACTGCCGAACATGCTTGACCTGCTGCGGGAGATGTTTCCGCCGAAATGGAGCTATCTCGACAACATTTGGGAGGCGATGCTGGAGACGATACGCATGGCGCTGATCGGCACGACGCTCGGCGCCATCCTGGCGGTTCCGGTTGCGCTGCTGTGTGCAGGCAATTTGGTCAAAAGCCGGTGGATCACCTATCCTGTTCGCTTCCTGCTGAACTTGATCCGGACCATTCCTGACCTTTTGCTTGCCGCTTTTTTTGTCGCGATATTGGGGCTGGGCCCGTTACCGGGGATTTTTGCCCTATCCGTCTTTTCACTGGGTCTGATTGCTAAACTCACCTATGAAGCACTGGAAGCGATAGACCCTGGCCCGCTGGAGGCGATGACCGCTGCCGGGGCAAATCTCCCGCAGCTGATCGTATACGGTGCAGTCCCGCAGATTCGGGCACATTTCGCTTCTTATACGCTCTACACGTTCGAAATCAATATTCGTGCCGCTGCCGTGCTCGGTCTGGTGGGAGCTGGCGGGATCGGTCATTATTATGAAGTGACACTCGGATTTTTTGAGTACGACAAGACATGCATGATCATCATCTTCACCCTGATTGTCGTCCTGATGATCGACTATCTTAGTACGAAACTGCGGGAGAAATTGTTATGA
- a CDS encoding phosphate/phosphite/phosphonate ABC transporter substrate-binding protein gives MKKWMKFTMPLLLSFAVISGCGGNTDTGGKAAANAGQENSQGTSTGSSTATESTGYVPEKLTVQFVPSQNADTLEAKAKPLEKLLSDKIGIPVQVSVSTDYNTIVEAMASKKVDVGFLPPTAYVLAKEKGAAEVILQAQRFGVKDETGEPTDALVDFYKAMMIVKKDSAIQSVADLKGKKIAYQNVSSSAGYVWPAAVLMDNGIDPLKDVEPITVKGHDQAVLAVLNGDVDAAAIFQDARNVVKTDYPTVFEDTRVLTYTEKIPNDTISVRSDMSAEWTQKLQNAFIEIGQDEEGHKIISEIYTHEGYVKSDDTQFEIVREYGEKVKTE, from the coding sequence TTGAAAAAATGGATGAAATTCACGATGCCCCTGTTATTGTCCTTCGCTGTCATCAGCGGATGCGGCGGTAATACCGACACCGGCGGCAAAGCCGCGGCGAACGCTGGCCAGGAGAACTCGCAAGGCACAAGCACAGGCAGCAGCACGGCTACAGAATCAACCGGGTATGTCCCTGAAAAACTGACCGTCCAATTTGTTCCTTCCCAGAATGCCGACACGCTTGAAGCCAAAGCCAAGCCGCTTGAAAAGCTGCTGTCCGACAAAATCGGGATCCCCGTTCAGGTCAGCGTATCAACTGACTATAACACGATTGTAGAAGCGATGGCTTCCAAAAAAGTAGACGTCGGCTTCCTGCCGCCAACCGCGTATGTTCTTGCCAAGGAGAAAGGCGCTGCCGAGGTTATTCTGCAGGCCCAGCGCTTTGGCGTAAAGGATGAAACTGGGGAGCCTACGGATGCACTTGTGGATTTCTACAAGGCGATGATGATCGTGAAAAAGGATTCCGCCATCCAATCCGTTGCCGACCTGAAGGGCAAAAAAATAGCTTACCAAAACGTGTCTTCCTCTGCCGGTTATGTATGGCCGGCCGCAGTTCTGATGGATAACGGAATCGACCCGTTGAAGGACGTCGAGCCGATTACGGTTAAAGGTCATGACCAAGCTGTCCTTGCTGTGTTGAACGGCGATGTCGATGCAGCAGCCATCTTCCAGGATGCCCGAAATGTCGTTAAGACCGATTATCCAACCGTGTTTGAAGATACGCGTGTGCTGACCTATACGGAGAAAATTCCAAACGATACAATCAGCGTGCGCTCCGATATGAGCGCAGAATGGACCCAGAAGCTGCAGAATGCATTTATCGAGATCGGCCAGGACGAAGAAGGCCACAAAATCATTTCCGAAATTTACACCCATGAAGGATATGTAAAATCGGATGACACTCAATTTGAGATTGTCCGTGAATACGGCGAAAAGGTAAAGACCGAGTAA